Part of the Dehalococcoidia bacterium genome, TATAGCCGCTCCGGTAATAACTTTCTACATAGATTTGCTTCATCCGGACTCCCCATCTTCACCCCCCAGAGAGTCCAATATGTTTCTGAACTTTTGCAGGGGGGAGGGGGATTGTCGTGGTGGGAGAGTATTGACTTTCCAGCATGATATACAAGGGAAGGGATATTACGGATGGGGAGTGATAGCGATGATGGTGAGAATTCCTCTGGACGTGCCGTAATACCAGAAAACACGGTAGGCTGCCGGCGTATTCTGCTCGGCGTACGCCTCGAACACCTTCTCGCCAGCAGGCCCCTTTAAAGTGTCGTATTCATGAGTCTGAAGTCCTGGATGGCGCGGGTCTTGCGCTAGGAGATTGATGCTTTTCCTGACGGCTTTATACTGTTTAAGATGAGCGGCGTTGCCTTTCAGCGAGTCGTAATTCGCCCTGGCTTCGGCCGTCCAGTAAATTTCGAACAAGATGCTGTAACCTAAAGGTTTTTAATATCCACTCTGGCAATTTTGCCCTGTGCCGCCTGGTTAAGACCACGGCGCACCGAGGCGATAGCTTCGGGATTGTTGAAAAGCCAGGCTTCGTAGGCCGGAATGGAAGCCTGTGGATCCAGCACAATTTGCCCGAGGCGGTTGACATAGATGTGATAGCTAGTGTCTTCCTTGAGCAAATTCTTTTTCAACAGCACGCGGTTTTTGGCATCCGGCTTGACGCTTGAAGCCACCTTTTGAAAATCAGAGTTCTTAATTATCGGATTCATGACATGTGTATTGTAATGTATGTGGGAATAAATGTCAAGTGGGAATATCCCACATTCTCATTTCAGGCGAGGAGAACCCACTCAACCCCGGATGCGCCAAAAATCCAGCACCGGCGTTTCGTTGGCTCGTGCGAATACCTAGCCTCCGGCATGGTCGCAATCGATGATTTGAAATCCTCCGGTCAAAAATGTTAAAGTATATAATCGTTGGGCGCCTTGGTGAGCCCAACCCTCTTTTTCCATGATAAATCAGTATAAGGGGGTAGTATTTTTTGTATCGGATTTTGGAAAGACAGGACCTCACCCCCAATATTCACCTGTTCAAAATAGATGCGCCCCGCGTGGCGGCCAAAGCCCGCGCCGGGCAGTTCGTCATACTGCGCCAGGGTGAAAACGGCGAGCGCATCCCGCTGACGCTGGCCGACTGGAACAAGGACGAAGGCAGCGTGACGGTCGTCTTCATGGAAGTCGGCCTCACTACAAAAAAGCTGGCTCTGCTCCAGGCTGGAGATGCGCTGACTGACTTCGCCGGGCCGCTGGGACTGCCCACGCATATCGAGAACTACGGCACCGTCGTCTGCGTGGCGGGCGGCTTCGCCGTCGCCACCATCATGCCCATCGCCCGCGCCCTCAAAGAAGCCGGCAACCGCGTCATCACCATCATGGGCGCGCGCTCCCAGAGCCTGCTTTTCTGGGAAAAAGAGGTGGGGCGCTACAGCGACGAACTTATCGTCATCACCGACGACGGCTCCAATGGCCGCAAGGGGCTGGTGACCGAACCCCTGCGCGACATACTGGCTAAAGAAGGAAACGGCGTTACCCGCGTCATCGCCATCGGCCCGACCGTCATGATGAAATTCAGCTCCAAGACGTCGGAACCCTTTAAAGTTAAGACCATCGTCAGTCTCAACCCCATTATGGTTGACGGCACGGGTATGTGCGGCTGCTGCCGCGTGAGCGTAGGCGGCGTCACCCGTTTTGCCTGCGTGGACGGACCGGACTTCGACGGTCACGAAGTAGACTGGGACGAGCTGATGGCGCGCCAGCGCACCTATCTGGAACAAGAGGCCAGTTCGCTGGCGCAGTGGCAGTGCCAGCGGGGCGCTTGCGCTCAGGAGGCTCGCTGATGGCTAAAGCTAACCTGGACCGCAAGGACATGCCCCGCCAGAGTCCCGAGGCGCGGGCCAAAAATTTTGAAGAAGTGGCTCTGGGCTATACGCCCGATTTGACTGCCTTTGAAGCCAGCCGCTGCCTGAACTGCCCGAAAAAGTATTGCATCGGCGGCTGCCCCGTGGGCATCGACATCCCGGCTTTCATCATGGCCCTGCGTGAAAACGACCTGCCGCGCGCTGCCAGGGTGCTCAAAGAGAAAAACGCTCTGCCCGGCGTTTGCGGGCGAGTCTGCCCGCAGGAGACCCAGTGCGAGGCCGTCTGCCTGCTGGCGAAACAGAAAGCTCCCATCGCCATCGGCCGGCTGGAGCGCTACGTGGCCGACTGGGAAAGAGACCATCCTTCATCTGAAAAAACTGTGATAGCTCCTCCGAGCGGCAAGAAGGTGGCGGTGGTCGGCTCAGGGCCGGCCGGTCTTACCTGCGCCGCCGAGATGGCCAGGCTGGGGCACAAGGTCACCATGTTCGAGGCCCTGCACGTGGCCGGCGGCGTGCTGATGTACGGCATCCCCGAGTTCAGGCTGCCCAAGGACATAGTGCAGGGCGAAGTGGAATACGTCCGCTCCCTGGGTGTGGAGCTCGAACTGAATGCCGTCGTCGGCAAGATTGATAATGTGGATGAACTCCTCTCTCAAGGTTATGATGCCGTCTTCCTGGGCACCGGGGCGGGGTTGCCGCTCTTTTTGAGGGTTCCCGGCGAGAACCTCAGCGGGGTTTACTCGGCCAACGAGTTCCTGACGCGCGTCAATCTGATGAAGGCCTACCGTTTCCCGGAGTTCGATACGCCGGTGAAGATAGGCAAAAAGGTGGCCGTCATCGGCGGCGGCAACGTGGCCATGGACGCCGCCCGCTGCGCCCTCAGGCTGGGCGCCGACGAAGTCTCCATCGTCTATCGCCGCTCCGAGGTCGAGTTACCGGCCCGCCGCGAGGAAGTCGAGAATGCCAAAGAAGAGGGCATCAAATTCCGCTTCCTGACCAACCCGACGAAATTCCTGGGAGATGCCAAGCATCAACTCCTAGGCATGGAGTGCATCGAGATGGAGCTGGGCGAACCCGACGCCAGCGGCAGGCACCGCCCCATTCCCAAGCCCGACAGTGCTTTTACGATGGATTGCGACGTGGCGGTGGTAGCGCTGGGGACCACGCCCAACCCGCTCATAGCCCAGACCACTTCAGGGCTCCATGTCAGCCACCACGGCACTGTGGTCGCCAGCGAAGCTACCGGCAGGACCAATAAAGCCGGCGTGTGGGCCGGCGGAGACGTGGTTACCGGCTCGGCCACCGTCATTTCGGCTATGGGCGCCGCCAAACGCGCCGCCGCCGACATGGACCGCTACCTGCGCGGAGTGGAACAGACTCCGGCCTGATATTCACCTCAGGACTAGAATCCAATATCACTCTGTTGGGGGTAATCCGTAAGGCCTATCCCCTTTATCCCCTTCCCGACCGGGAAGGGGAAATTAAATTAAAAAG contains:
- the gltA gene encoding NADPH-dependent glutamate synthase, whose translation is MAKANLDRKDMPRQSPEARAKNFEEVALGYTPDLTAFEASRCLNCPKKYCIGGCPVGIDIPAFIMALRENDLPRAARVLKEKNALPGVCGRVCPQETQCEAVCLLAKQKAPIAIGRLERYVADWERDHPSSEKTVIAPPSGKKVAVVGSGPAGLTCAAEMARLGHKVTMFEALHVAGGVLMYGIPEFRLPKDIVQGEVEYVRSLGVELELNAVVGKIDNVDELLSQGYDAVFLGTGAGLPLFLRVPGENLSGVYSANEFLTRVNLMKAYRFPEFDTPVKIGKKVAVIGGGNVAMDAARCALRLGADEVSIVYRRSEVELPARREEVENAKEEGIKFRFLTNPTKFLGDAKHQLLGMECIEMELGEPDASGRHRPIPKPDSAFTMDCDVAVVALGTTPNPLIAQTTSGLHVSHHGTVVASEATGRTNKAGVWAGGDVVTGSATVISAMGAAKRAAADMDRYLRGVEQTPA
- a CDS encoding sulfide/dihydroorotate dehydrogenase-like FAD/NAD-binding protein — encoded protein: MYRILERQDLTPNIHLFKIDAPRVAAKARAGQFVILRQGENGERIPLTLADWNKDEGSVTVVFMEVGLTTKKLALLQAGDALTDFAGPLGLPTHIENYGTVVCVAGGFAVATIMPIARALKEAGNRVITIMGARSQSLLFWEKEVGRYSDELIVITDDGSNGRKGLVTEPLRDILAKEGNGVTRVIAIGPTVMMKFSSKTSEPFKVKTIVSLNPIMVDGTGMCGCCRVSVGGVTRFACVDGPDFDGHEVDWDELMARQRTYLEQEASSLAQWQCQRGACAQEAR